From one Methylomonas paludis genomic stretch:
- the cpdA gene encoding 3',5'-cyclic-AMP phosphodiesterase: protein MKILQISDLHIMADENDTLLGVNTQYYFQQVLKQAHLAHGRFDLILVSGDLAQQPGAASYQRIAQTLQRYDTETLCLPGNHDDFGLMQVQLNTGLVSCRQAMQKQGWQIICLNSQIVDSPAGELADEQLDFLQHSLAAHPQLPCLIAVHHPCIASGSTWLDTMQIRNSAVLLDVLAQHHQVKAVTFGHIHQELARQIDGIWYFAAPATCFEFKPLSVAFAVTDTPPGYRVFQLKSDGTLTSACFRLTEPLQGLDCRMHGY, encoded by the coding sequence TTGAAAATTCTGCAAATTTCCGATCTGCATATTATGGCGGATGAAAATGATACTTTGCTGGGGGTGAATACCCAGTATTATTTTCAGCAAGTGCTAAAACAGGCGCATCTGGCGCATGGCCGCTTTGATTTGATTCTGGTCAGCGGCGATCTGGCCCAGCAGCCCGGCGCGGCCAGTTATCAACGGATTGCCCAGACTCTGCAGCGCTATGACACCGAAACGCTGTGCCTGCCCGGCAACCATGATGATTTTGGCTTGATGCAAGTTCAGCTCAATACCGGTTTGGTCAGTTGCCGGCAGGCTATGCAAAAACAGGGTTGGCAGATCATTTGTCTGAACAGTCAGATTGTGGACAGCCCGGCAGGCGAGCTGGCTGATGAGCAACTTGATTTTTTACAGCACAGTCTGGCAGCCCATCCGCAACTGCCCTGTCTGATTGCGGTACATCATCCCTGTATTGCCAGCGGCAGCACCTGGCTGGATACCATGCAAATCCGCAATAGCGCTGTTCTGCTGGACGTGCTGGCACAGCATCATCAGGTAAAAGCCGTGACTTTTGGCCATATTCATCAGGAACTGGCCCGGCAGATAGACGGCATTTGGTATTTTGCCGCACCGGCTACCTGTTTTGAATTTAAACCGCTATCGGTGGCGTTTGCGGTGACCGATACGCCGCCCGGCTACCGGGTTTTCCAGTTGAAAAGTGATGGCACGCTGACATCGGCTTGTTTTAGATTGACGGAGCCGCTGCAAGGCTTAGACTGCCGGATGCATGGTTATTAA
- a CDS encoding RNA pyrophosphohydrolase, translating into MIDSKGYRPNVGIILCNDQGRVFWAKRKGANSWQFPQGGIDCDEDPETAMYRELWEETGLRAEHVQMLGRTRYWLRYKLPDKYVRKNSMPLCIGQKQIWFILRLLSDETNVRFDCGHKQEFDNWKWVEYWYPLKDVVYFKRRVYRKALDELGMLLVDDEVQVNAESYLAGRHQL; encoded by the coding sequence ATGATAGACTCGAAAGGATACCGGCCCAATGTCGGCATTATCCTTTGCAATGACCAGGGTCGGGTGTTTTGGGCCAAGCGCAAAGGCGCTAATTCATGGCAATTTCCGCAAGGCGGAATAGATTGCGATGAAGATCCGGAAACCGCGATGTATCGGGAGTTGTGGGAAGAAACTGGCTTACGCGCCGAGCATGTGCAAATGCTTGGCCGCACCCGCTACTGGTTGCGCTATAAGCTGCCGGATAAATACGTGCGCAAAAATTCCATGCCCTTGTGCATAGGCCAGAAACAAATCTGGTTTATCCTGCGCCTGTTAAGCGATGAAACCAATGTGCGTTTCGATTGCGGACACAAGCAGGAATTTGATAACTGGAAATGGGTGGAATACTGGTATCCCTTAAAAGACGTAGTGTATTTTAAGCGCCGGGTTTACCGCAAAGCCCTGGATGAATTAGGCATGTTGTTAGTGGACGACGAAGTGCAGGTCAATGCGGAAAGTTATCTGGCCGGTCGCCACCAGCTTTAA
- a CDS encoding HAD family hydrolase — protein MSLAIFDLDNTLIANDSDYLWGQFLVDHGIVDQAYYETANKKFYADYKHGTLDIVEFLRFSLAPLALHDPAQLYRWRDEFVDTIIKPILLPEAQALVERHRAQGDTLLVITATNRFVTEPIVKLYGIDNLLATTPEFSKGRYTGKYIDVPCFQEGKVVHLRNWLDSSTETLQDSWFYSDSHNDLPLLKLVDHPVAVDPDEILLQAAQSANWPVISLRN, from the coding sequence GTGAGTTTAGCTATTTTTGATTTGGATAATACGCTGATTGCTAATGATAGCGATTATTTATGGGGCCAATTTCTGGTTGATCACGGTATAGTTGATCAGGCCTATTATGAGACCGCCAATAAAAAATTTTACGCCGATTACAAGCACGGCACGCTGGATATTGTGGAGTTTTTGCGGTTTTCGCTGGCACCATTGGCCTTGCACGACCCTGCCCAGCTCTACCGCTGGCGTGATGAATTTGTTGATACCATCATTAAACCAATACTGCTGCCGGAAGCCCAAGCTCTGGTGGAGCGGCACCGCGCCCAGGGTGATACGCTGCTGGTAATTACCGCCACTAACCGTTTTGTCACCGAGCCCATCGTCAAGTTGTACGGTATTGATAATCTGCTGGCCACTACGCCGGAATTCAGCAAAGGCCGCTACACCGGCAAATATATTGATGTGCCGTGTTTTCAGGAAGGCAAAGTCGTGCATTTACGCAATTGGCTGGATAGCTCGACTGAGACTTTGCAGGACAGCTGGTTTTACAGCGACTCGCATAACGATCTGCCTTTGTTGAAACTGGTTGATCATCCGGTTGCGGTCGATCCTGACGAGATTTTATTACAAGCCGCCCAAAGCGCTAATTGGCCGGTGATTAGTTTACGCAATTAA
- a CDS encoding PQQ-dependent catabolism-associated beta-propeller protein, which translates to MQLIKMAGFTMAAMYTTVLPAETVFVSLEKDNAIAVVQSQDGVLQKTVNVGQRPRGLALSPDAKFLYVATSDENTIKILDSNSLQEIGRLPSGEDPETFAVSPDGKLMYVSNEDDSAVTVIDIAAKKALQQIKVGVEPEGITVSPDNRWLISASETTNMLHWIDIKTRQIVENTLVDPRPRAAAFTADSQQLWATSEMAGTVMVLDTATRQIQHSLKLEVPGLSADLIQPVGVVIDAERHYAYVALGPANRVAVINAQTYQVEKLLLVGQRVWNLAFSPDQKRLYTTNGVSNDISIIDLTEQKVLKSVAVGRYPWGVAVKP; encoded by the coding sequence ATGCAACTGATAAAAATGGCCGGATTCACTATGGCCGCTATGTATACCACCGTATTACCAGCCGAAACCGTATTTGTCAGCCTGGAAAAGGATAATGCCATTGCCGTTGTCCAGTCCCAGGATGGCGTATTGCAAAAAACCGTTAACGTAGGCCAGCGCCCCAGAGGCCTGGCGCTGAGCCCGGATGCCAAATTCCTGTATGTGGCCACCAGCGACGAAAACACCATTAAAATTCTGGATAGCAATAGTTTGCAGGAAATTGGCCGGCTGCCGTCCGGTGAAGATCCGGAAACCTTTGCCGTTAGCCCGGACGGCAAATTGATGTATGTCTCCAACGAGGATGACAGCGCCGTCACCGTCATAGATATTGCCGCCAAAAAAGCCCTGCAGCAAATCAAGGTTGGGGTAGAGCCGGAAGGTATTACCGTCAGCCCCGATAACCGCTGGTTGATCAGTGCATCGGAAACCACCAATATGCTGCACTGGATAGATATCAAAACCCGGCAAATCGTCGAAAACACCCTGGTCGACCCCCGGCCGCGTGCTGCCGCCTTTACTGCCGACAGCCAGCAACTGTGGGCCACCTCCGAAATGGCCGGCACCGTCATGGTGCTGGATACCGCCACCCGCCAGATCCAGCATAGCTTAAAGCTGGAAGTACCGGGGCTGAGTGCCGACCTGATCCAGCCGGTCGGAGTAGTGATAGACGCCGAGCGACATTATGCCTATGTAGCGCTGGGCCCGGCCAACCGGGTGGCGGTGATCAATGCCCAAACCTATCAGGTCGAAAAACTGCTGCTGGTTGGTCAACGAGTCTGGAATCTGGCGTTCTCGCCCGATCAAAAACGCCTGTATACCACCAATGGCGTCAGCAATGATATTTCCATCATTGATCTGACTGAACAAAAAGTGCTTAAATCCGTCGCGGTAGGCCGTTACCCCTGGGGTGTGGCGGTTAAACCATGA